A window of Diabrotica virgifera virgifera chromosome 9, PGI_DIABVI_V3a contains these coding sequences:
- the LOC126891318 gene encoding uncharacterized protein LOC126891318: MNGSILNVNKTVPVDESIINSEYHTHLPYSATSLDNNDEIRIPIQSQNIYTYPSESYIILEGNLISQEKGHYSTKLSFINNGFLHLFEECRYELGGTIIARSRFPGITSTLKGYASFTPNDCIKNANSGWSITEHPKIVEPTTGYFNVCIPLKQILGFGEDFKKIIINLQQELVLVRSHTDFNATITTDGATDTPKVKITKIMWKVPHISVSDEQKLVLLQHLEMQNNLEISFRNWSLQKLPVLPKTKSYDWTIMTVKQSEVPRYMIVGFQTDRENSKTRDNSDFDHCNLTNLKVYLNSEVYPYDNLNIDFKKKHYAIAYEMYARFQESYYFQGKSEPCLSLTNFIQKAPIFIIDCSHQNEAVKGGAIDVRLELESSENFPDNTSVYCLIIHDRTVIYNPLSNLVKVQ, translated from the coding sequence ATGAACGGTAGTATACTTAATGTCAATAAAACTGTACCTGTAGATGAATCTATAATTAACTCTGAATATCATACACATCTTCCATATTCAGCTACATCTTTAGACAATAATGATGAGATTAGAATACCAATTCAATCAcaaaatatttatacatatccCAGCGAGAGTTATATAATTTTGGAGGGAAATTTGATATCACAAGAAAAAGGCCATTACAGTACGAAACTCAGTTTTATCAATAATGGATTTCTTCATTTATTTGAAGAATGTAGATATGAACTTGGAGGAACAATAATTGCGCGTTCTAGATTTCCTGGAATCACATCAACATTAAAAGGATATGCATCATTTACTCCCAATGATTGTATTAAAAATGCCAATTCTGGTTGGTCCATAACGGAGCATCCTAAAATTGTTGAACCGACAACGGGTTATTTTAACGTTTGCATTCCACTGAAACAAATTTTAGGCTTTGgagaagattttaaaaaaattattattaatttacagCAGGAACTCGTATTGGTTCGCAGTCATACTGATTTTAACGCAACTATAACGACAGATGGTGCTACTGATACTCCAAAagttaaaattacaaaaattatgTGGAAAGTACCTCATATATCTGTTTCTGATGAACAAAAATTGGTATTATTACAACACTTGGAAATGCAAAATAATTTGGAAATTTCATTCAGAAATTGGTCTTTACAAAAGTTACCAGTTCTACCAAAAACAAAATCTTACGATTGGACCATCATGACAGTTAAACAAAGCGAAGTGCCTCGATACATGATTGTAGGTTTTCAGACAGATAGAGAAAATAGTAAAACACGAGATAATAGCGATTTTGATCATTGTAATTTGACTAATTTAAAAGTGTATTTGAATTCTGAGGTTTATCCATATGataatttaaatattgattttaaaaagAAACACTATGCCATTGCTTATGAAATGTATGCAAGGTTTCAAGAATCATATTATTTTCAAGGTAAAAGCGAACCTTGCTTATCCTTAACCAATTTCATACAAAAAGCACCGATATTCATCATAGATTGTAGTCACCAAAACGAAGCAGTAAAAGGTGGTGCTATAGATGTGCGATTAGAACTAGAATCATCAGAAAACTTTCCAGACAACACTTCAGTATACTGTTTAATAATTCATGATCGTACTGTTATCTACAATCCATTATCAAATTTAGTAAAAGTGCAATAA
- the LOC126892674 gene encoding uncharacterized protein LOC126892674 encodes MFAQLFKSCFSTASDPEMDLDCHEKCVIAAKRVICEESPVPRKKKRCELFDVVPSVIPPAVPEVSGREKRASSEDSIIYVGCETLTPKTIERERLILKVKKNKAVVTPQTITVAVEVHAPPSTSSDYVPVIEDISEPEDGTPVLTYSKPSVEDEILNIADYKWEEIEKPMTEVKVLEKKIISESQPSLNTVVADVLQITNSDEAHHIAFCDDFKGGLVAALERHRDRLKNRLDENTKDSDLLEEAVQNIFSYAKKMMEAFHLEKTRLIVDLNNTKTLLANAVKSDSRDLFSKNAAGDIRRCGMTDEGA; translated from the exons ATGTTCGCTCAATTATTTAAGTCTTGTTTTTCAACCGCTTCCGATCCTGAAATGGATTTAGATTGTCATGAAAAGTGTGTAATCGCCGCAAAGCGTGTAATTTGTGAAGAGTCGCCGGTACcgagaaaaaaaaaacggtgtgaATTGTTTGATGTCGTTCCGTCGGTCATCCCTCCAGCGGTGCCGGAAGTGAGTGGGAGAGAGAAGAGAGCGTCGTCAGAAGACAGTATCATATATGTGGGGTGTGAAACACTAACCCCAAAAACTATAGAAAGGGAGCGCTTAATTTTAAAAGTTAAGAAAAATAAAGCGGTGGTGACACCCCAAACTATTACTGTAGCAGTGGAGGTGCACGCTCCTCCAAGCACTTCAAGTGACTACGTACCTGTTATCGAGGATATCTCCGAGCCCGAAGACGGTACACCTGTGCTAACTTACTCCAAACCCTCTGTCGAGGATGAAATATTAAATATCGCTGATTATAAATGGGAAGAAATTGAGAAACCCATGACAGAGgtaaaagttttagaaaaaaaaataatctcGGAGTCACAGCCGTCACTCAATACTGTAGTGGCGGATGTTCTACAAATCACAAATAGCGATGAAGCCCACCACATCGCGTTTTGTGATGATTTCAAAGGAGGGTTAGTGGCGGCTCTAGAACGCCATCGGGACCGCCTCAAGAATAGGTTGGACGAAAATACCAAGGATAGCGATTTACTTGAGGAAGCTGTCCAGAATATATTTTCGTATGCTAAGAAAATGATGGAGGCATTTCATTTGGAAAAAACTCGCCTAATCGTTGATCTTAACAACACAAAAACTCTCCTAGCGAATGCTGTAAAATCAGATTCTCGAG ACTTATTCAGCAAAAATGCCGCTGGTGATATCCGGAGATGCGGAATGACGGATGAGGGTGCATAA
- the LOC126891319 gene encoding uncharacterized protein LOC126891319 — protein sequence MEVLHVTAQPYNDTTIQDYQFHAYSPYIPGKLNYNDEIRIPIQDLDAYTLPSTSYLDIEGKLLTHDDKEPTKLKFINNAISFLFRELRYELNGVIIDSVREVGLVSTIKNYLSLNENESILFQNAGWFPKSGNEKIIVDAHGNFNVCIPLRLLSGFFEDFRRIIMNCKQELILIRSNDDVDAIVSIDETERPKVEITKLQWNVAHVSPSMREQLRLNSIAHKNIELPIKFRSWQMIEYPSLNNATRHTWAVKTSTNIETPRHIIAFQKGRKSKITKDMSKFDHKDLKNIKVFLNSERFPYNDLQIDFDTNKFAQIYEMFGSFQTSYYNLNLNQPIFNPQDFKTKTPLIHIDCSRQKEVIQNGSVVLRIEFETNTPSTTDVSAYCLILHEKEFTYNPLTKIVKQY from the coding sequence ATGGAGGTGTTACATGTAACTGCGCAACCTTATAATGACACGACTATACAAGACTACCAATTTCACGCCTATTCACCATATATTCCCGGAAAATTGAACTATAACGATGAAATACGAATTCCCATTCAAGATCTAGACGCGTACACGTTACCTTCAACATCATATCTCGACATAGAGGGGAAGCTACTCACACATGATGATAAGGAGCCaacaaaactaaaatttataaataacgcTATTTCCTTTTTATTTCGCGAGCTTCGGTATGAATTAAATGGAGTTATTATAGATTCTGTTCGAGAGGTTGGACTGGTATCAACGATTAAAAACTATCTAAGTCTCAACGAAAACGAAAGTATTCTATTCCAAAATGCTGGATGGTTTCCAAAATCaggaaatgaaaaaataatagtgGACGCTCATGGTAACTTTAACGTTTGCATACCATTACGATTATTATCAGGTTTTTTTGAAGACTTCAGACGAATTATAATGAATTGTAAGCAGGAGCTTATTTTAATACGATCAAACGATGATGTCGATGCAATTGTGAGTATTGACGAAACCGAACGTCCCAAAGTCGAAATTACAAAATTACAGTGGAATGTAGCCCATGTTAGCCCAAGCATGCGTGAACAACTACGATTAAATAGTATAGCTCATAAAAATATTGAGCTACCAATTAAATTTCGTTCGTGGCAAATGATTGAATACCCATCATTAAATAATGCGACACGGCATACGTGGGCGGTAAAAACCAGTACTAACATTGAAACACCGAGACATATTATCGCATTTCAGAAAGGGAGAAAATCAAAGATTACTAAAGATATGAGCAAATTTGATCATAAAGACCTtaaaaatataaaggtatttttgAATTCTGAACGATTTCCTTATAATGATTTACAAATAGATTTTGACACTAACAAATTCGCTCAAATTTATGAGATGTTTGGAAGTTTTCAGACAAGTTATTATAATTTAAACTTAAACCAACCGATATTTAACCCGCAAGATTTTAAAACTAAGACACCACTAATACATATAGATTGCTCTAGACAGAAAGAAGTGATCCAAAATGGGTCCGTCGTTCTCCGTATCGAATTTGAAACAAATACACCTTCAACAACTGATGTATCTGCTTATTGTTTAATTTTACATGAGAAGGAATTTACATACAATCCACTAACAAAAATAGTAAAGCAGTATTAA